One Chitinophaga parva DNA segment encodes these proteins:
- a CDS encoding lipase family protein produces MKLLPLCLLLVFYALSSPGQHLRPGFDPKEYEELMLITGRQSDTPWHDTYLPAPVSHLVYRAPVTGLHNRWDLWITPDNVGVISIRGTIGEVESWMENFYAGMIAPAGTLHLNDSTDFHYKVAKDSSAYVHVGWMIGVGSMAPDIVRHIKECYRQGIHEFIIMGHSQGGAIAFLLRSYLGYLDDPDMPKDIVYKTYCSAAPKPGNLYYAYDFDDLTRNGWAFRVVNARDWVPETPFSLQTTNDFNTINPFSRIKPILKQQKIPVRWALGYMYGRLNGSSRRASRRMARTLGPTLGKRVHKAMPGYVQPHFMQSNAYMTAGSPVILQPDAGYYARFPFDGKNLFVHHALKPYLYLLHKQYGTGFTE; encoded by the coding sequence AAGAATATGAAGAACTGATGCTGATCACCGGCCGCCAGAGCGATACGCCCTGGCACGATACCTATCTCCCCGCCCCGGTGTCGCACCTGGTGTATCGCGCGCCCGTCACAGGTTTACACAACCGGTGGGACCTGTGGATCACGCCAGACAATGTAGGGGTGATCAGCATCCGTGGCACCATCGGTGAGGTGGAATCCTGGATGGAAAATTTCTATGCCGGCATGATCGCGCCGGCGGGCACCCTTCACCTCAACGACAGCACGGACTTCCACTACAAAGTGGCAAAAGACAGCAGTGCTTATGTACACGTGGGCTGGATGATCGGCGTGGGCTCCATGGCACCGGATATTGTGCGCCATATCAAGGAATGCTACCGGCAAGGCATACACGAATTTATCATCATGGGCCATAGCCAGGGCGGGGCCATCGCCTTCCTGCTCCGCTCCTACCTGGGCTACCTGGACGATCCGGATATGCCCAAAGACATTGTATACAAAACCTATTGCAGCGCTGCCCCCAAACCGGGCAATCTTTATTATGCCTACGATTTTGACGACCTGACCCGCAATGGATGGGCCTTCCGCGTAGTGAACGCGCGGGACTGGGTGCCGGAAACGCCCTTCTCTTTGCAAACCACGAACGACTTTAATACCATCAATCCCTTTTCCCGGATAAAACCCATTTTGAAACAACAGAAAATACCCGTGCGCTGGGCGCTGGGTTATATGTATGGCAGGTTAAATGGCAGCTCACGCAGGGCCAGCCGGCGCATGGCGCGCACCCTGGGCCCCACGTTGGGAAAGCGGGTGCATAAAGCAATGCCGGGCTATGTGCAGCCGCATTTTATGCAAAGCAATGCCTACATGACAGCCGGCAGCCCTGTGATCCTGCAGCCGGATGCGGGATATTATGCGCGGTTCCCGTTTGATGGGAAGAACTTATTTGTGCATCATGCGCTGAAGCCGTATTTGTATTTGTTGCATAAGCAGTATGGGACGGGCTTTACGGAGTAA